The following nucleotide sequence is from Halobacillus mangrovi.
GGGAAGTGGAAAATCGACAGTGGCTCATCAATTAAGTAAAGACTTAGGTAGACCCTACATAGAAATGGATGAGTGTATTGAAAACCAGGAGGGTTTATCGATTGCTGAGATGTTTTCACAGTATGGAGAATCTTATTTCAGAGAAAAAGAAACAGAATTCCTAAAAAGCATTCAAGAAGATAGTATTGTTTCAACCGGAGGAGGTGTCATTCTGTCAGAAGAAAATCGTGAGATCTTGTCTAAAAGTACAGTGGTTTATCTTAAAGCTTCCTGGCATACGATTGTAAAGCGTTTGGAAGAGGACACAGAACGCCCGCTTTGGAAAGGGGATGTGGAAGAGAAAAAGTCAAGGTTCAAAGAGCGTCTTCCGATTTATGAACAAACTGCGGACCACATCATTGTTGTTGATGAAAAAACACCAAAGCAAATTGCACAAGAAATTGAGGTATGTCTAAAAGATTAAAATCCCGTCCATACTAAGTGTAACAAGTATAGAAAAGAAGGGGATATCATGGATCGTAATGACTATGTAAAGTATTTAACAGAGGAAATGGTCAAATATATGCAGTTGTCAAAGAAGGAAAAAGAAAAACGAAAGGCTGCAAAACCTTCCAAGAAGTCATCTTCCTATTGGTTTGGAATGATTCCACTAGCTTTAAAGATGATTCGTCGAAAAATGAAAACTACCAATCACTAATTTTTAAAGCCGTTCAGATTAATGAACGGCTTTTTTATTTTGTAGGAGATTTTGACTGGTTAGCTGTGAAATGTAAAAAAGTCCTCCATTCACGACTTCTACTTGAACTCGAGGGCGATAACGTTTATCGATTTGCTCTTGCTCCTTTGTAAAATAATCAAGACCAATATCCTCTGATTCATAAAATGAATTCAAAAGCTCTCTTTCCTCATCCATTTGTTGCAAAGACTCCTTAGCCCAC
It contains:
- a CDS encoding shikimate kinase; the protein is MIFLVGFMGSGKSTVAHQLSKDLGRPYIEMDECIENQEGLSIAEMFSQYGESYFREKETEFLKSIQEDSIVSTGGGVILSEENREILSKSTVVYLKASWHTIVKRLEEDTERPLWKGDVEEKKSRFKERLPIYEQTADHIIVVDEKTPKQIAQEIEVCLKD
- a CDS encoding YqzE family protein; the protein is MDRNDYVKYLTEEMVKYMQLSKKEKEKRKAAKPSKKSSSYWFGMIPLALKMIRRKMKTTNH